In Penaeus monodon isolate SGIC_2016 chromosome 8, NSTDA_Pmon_1, whole genome shotgun sequence, one DNA window encodes the following:
- the LOC119575809 gene encoding uncharacterized protein LOC119575809, with protein sequence MKVLAVTLCLVLLLAARAEMQTDDTTATSQDLRQSEPLHSQQKRSVAKLLLLKALPLLKKLPPVLPLPLPLPVPKPVPVPLPVSVNITRSPQI encoded by the coding sequence ATGAAGGTTCTTGCAGTAACTCTGTGCTTAGTGCTCCTCCTGGCAGCCAGAGCGGAGATGCAAACGGACGACACAACAGCCACGTCGCAAGACCTTCGGCAGAGCGAGCCCCTTCACAGCCAACAGAAACGAAGTGTGGCCAAACTTCTCCTTCTCAAGGCTTTACCGCTGCTGAAGAAGTTGCCGCCGGTGTTGCCTCTCCCTCTGCCACTTCCGGTGCCCAAGCCTGTTCCTGTGCCGCTGCCAGTCAGTGTGAACATCACTCGTTCACCGCAAATCTGA
- the LOC119576197 gene encoding histone H2A-like yields the protein MLSNHSVLYESFQVSTSCNQSIIMSGRGKGGKVKGKSKSRSSKAGLQFPVGRIHRLLRKGNFAERVGAGAPVYMAAVMEYLAAEILELAGNAARDNKKSRIVPRHLQLAIRNDEELNKLLSGVTIAQGGVLPNIQAVLLPKKAEK from the coding sequence ATGCTGTCGAATCATTCAGTCTTGTATGAAAGCTTTCAAGTTTCAACCTCCTGTAACCAAAGCATCATCATGTCTGGGCGTGGAAAGGGCGGCAAGGTGAAGGGGAAGTCCAAGTCCCGCTCCAGCAAGGCCGGCCTTCAGTTTCCTGTAGGAAGGATTCACCGCCTTCTGCGTAAGGGCAACTTCGCCGAACGTGTGGGCGCTGGTGCGCCCGTGTACATGGCCGCGGTCATGGAATACCTTGCAGCTGAAATCCTGGAATTGGCAGGAAATGCCGCCCGTGACAACAAGAAGAGCCGCATCGTCCCCCGTCACCTGCAGCTGGCCATCCGTAACGACGAAGAGCTCAACAAGCTGCTGTCTGGCGTGACCATTGCCCAGGGCGGCGTCCTGCCCAACATCCAGGCTGTGCTCCTGCCCAAGAAGGCGGAGAAGTAG
- the LOC119576199 gene encoding histone H2A-like, with product MSGRGKGGKVKGKSKSRSSKAGLQFPVGRIHRLLRKGNFAERVGAGAPVYMAAVMEYLAAEILELAGNAARDNKKSRIVPRHLQLAIRNDEELNKLLSGVTIAQGGVLPNIQAVLLPKKAEK from the coding sequence ATGTCTGGGCGTGGAAAGGGCGGCAAGGTGAAGGGGAAGTCCAAGTCCCGCTCCAGCAAGGCCGGCCTTCAGTTTCCTGTAGGAAGGATTCACCGCCTTCTGCGTAAGGGCAACTTCGCCGAACGTGTGGGCGCTGGTGCGCCCGTGTACATGGCCGCGGTCATGGAATACCTTGCAGCTGAAATCCTGGAATTGGCAGGAAATGCCGCCCGTGACAACAAGAAGAGCCGCATCGTCCCCCGTCACCTGCAGCTGGCCATCCGTAACGACGAAGAGCTCAACAAGCTGCTGTCTGGCGTGACCATTGCCCAGGGCGGCGTCCTGCCCAACATCCAGGCTGTGCTCCTGCCCAAGAAGGCGGAGAAGTAG